The Chloroflexi bacterium ADurb.Bin180 genomic sequence ACCGCCACAAGCGCGCTGATCTGACACCTCATCCCTTCCGCGAGGGGAGGCTGGTGCCCATCGACCGCCTGGTCGAGCGACTGGGCCTGCACAAGTACCATCACCTGCGCCCGGCCTTTGATGACGAGGTGAGGGCTCCGGCCCGGGTAGTGATTCCGCTCAAGCAGCATACTGGCGTCCCGTCGGCTCCGGTGGTAACGGTTGGCCAAAAGGTGGAGAAGGGCGACCTGATTGCGGCCATCCCGGAAGGCAAGCTGGGCGCGAACGTTCATGCCTCAATCGACGGACGTGTGAGCGAAGTCACTGACAAAACCATCACGATTTCCAGGTAATACTCAGACAACGCAACTCTATCGAGGAGGCCGACAAGAGATGGCAGAGTTCAAGAAAGCAATTCCCGTGGGCGTGTCGGCGCGACACGCGCACTTGTCGCAGAAGGATCTGACCGCCCTGTTCGGCGAAGGATACAAGCTCAACGTGCTCTATCCGCTGAGCCAACCCGGCCAGTATGCGGCCACGGAAACGGTGACGGTCAAGACCAGCCAGGGGGAGATACCCGGAGTCCGAATTCTCGGCCCGGTGCGGCCGCAAACGCAGCTTGAGATCTCGCTTACCGACGCACGGCGTCTCGGGGTGCTGGTTCCGGTACGGTTGTCTGCTTCCGGTGGCGCAGGCGGGGTGACGCTCATTGGTCCCAAGGGCCAGGTGGAGTTGGCGCAGGGCGCCATCGCCGCGATGCGACACATCCATATGACCCCGCAGGACGCGTCGGACTTTGACGTGATGGATGGCGATGTGGTTAAGGTCCGGGCGTTGGACGGACGCAGCGTGGTCTTTGAGCAGGTCGTGGTTCGGGTGAACCCGCAGTTTAGTCTCGAGTTCCACGTGGACACGGACGAAGCCAATGCCAGCGGCCTGCGCTCGGGCGACAGGGTGGCGCTGATCCACCCCTTCCACGTTCCGTCCGGACCGGCCAGGTAGTATTGAGGCAGGGGGATCAACGGCGGCCGGGTGGCATTGGCTGACCGAGTAAGTTTGGCCTACAATGCCCCAGTGACAGAGCTCACTGGGGCTTGTGTTATCCAGGAACCGGAAAGGAAAACGATGGAGCGCATTATTCTCATCCTGAACTGCGGCAGCTCTTCGGTCAAGTACCGTCTGGAGAACTGGGACCGC encodes the following:
- the rnfC gene encoding Electron transport complex protein RnfC, whose translation is MPIDRLVERLGLHKYHHLRPAFDDEVRAPARVVIPLKQHTGVPSAPVVTVGQKVEKGDLIAAIPEGKLGANVHASIDGRVSEVTDKTITISR
- the pduL gene encoding Phosphate propanoyltransferase; the encoded protein is MAEFKKAIPVGVSARHAHLSQKDLTALFGEGYKLNVLYPLSQPGQYAATETVTVKTSQGEIPGVRILGPVRPQTQLEISLTDARRLGVLVPVRLSASGGAGGVTLIGPKGQVELAQGAIAAMRHIHMTPQDASDFDVMDGDVVKVRALDGRSVVFEQVVVRVNPQFSLEFHVDTDEANASGLRSGDRVALIHPFHVPSGPAR